Part of the Chelmon rostratus isolate fCheRos1 chromosome 10, fCheRos1.pri, whole genome shotgun sequence genome is shown below.
CATGCACAAGAAAGGGAAATATATTCTCTATGAGGGGACAAAGACAtagtaaaatataaaactaaTGAGATGCtaatttacaaacaaaatacttCTATTCACCACTCAAGGACACATTAATCGATGCAAAGTCGCTTCCTGCCAGAAAACGAAAGCAAAAATGTtgtaccatttttttttctattcaaacCCTTTTTGTTTCAATAAATACGcaatacaacaaaacaatttgtattttccacacacatgcacccgcACACATATTAAAACCCAATACTTCAGGAATGTAAAAACGTGTTAGCTTACATTACttagaacaagaaaaaaaaaaaagtttgacgCAGACATTTCTAAGtacaacaaacagacacacagccgGAGAGTTTCTCATCTCATACTCTGAGTACATGATGGGAAAACATCTTTGTTATTGCTGcttatttaaactgaaaatCAGTGTGGTACGAAGCAGGTGAGGAGGGAGCCTGACAGGACtattgtagaaaaaaaaagaaagaatggaTACTTTGTGAGCTAAGATAAGATATCCCAGGTATCTTCCTTCACACGGTAGCGGTCATTGATTTAAGGCATGAGCGCTGACTTTCTGTGCATATAACATGATGGGATGTCTCACTTCCACTTCACCCTTCCTGAAGGCATCGCTGCTTCGCACTGATTGGAATTGTAAAACAACGCTGTGTTGTTCCAGCGTTTTGGGAATCGGTGTGGAGTTCAGGGTTTGTGAGGATCAGCTGAGCCTGCGGGGAGCGTCCCTACATGATAACATGTAGAAATAACAGGTGGGTGGTTTTAGGAGCATTCACCTCCAGGCATCCGGTCAACTTTTCTCACTTGAACTCTTGGTTGGAAAAGTGGAacgaaaaacacacacaaacacacacacaaaaccaacCCACACACTCAGTCATCAAGCATTTTCTAAACCTGTAAAAACCTACTGTCAACCTACGCGACACCCGTGACATGCTTCTAAAACGGCTACACTCCCATCCATGTTTGCATCGAAAACATTGATTTAAGACTTTGCTCTGCTCCAAACACCTGAGACTATGGCTAAACGCCTAGCTAACTACTGGAGAACATCTTCAGTATACGTTTTTACACTTAACTGCAGCAAACTACGATCGCCTGGTTTCCGCCGCACCGATCAAACATACCTGGACCTTCTAGATTTGAACCCCTTATCTTTCCTTCAAAACCACATTACCTGTCACGCTGTGGAGTCTCTATCTCGGTCCTTTGGACTCTCTAAATGGCTTTTCTCCACATGACCAAAGGAAACGTGCCttttgaagaaaaataacaaatgttcaaaatgtcaCGGCAAACCTCTGCGTTATCGTTTATTTGAAGAAAGATGAAGGTCAAGCTCCCCGAAAGCATCTTAGTTCATGGTCAGTGCATTTGGAGGGCAAATATATAATGGACCTTTAGCTTCTTATTACAAACTATTGTTGGTCCACTGTGGGAGAATGTGGAACATGTGCAAATCTTGCCAGGAAGTTGGGCCAATTATACCTTGAATGttactgtcagacagacagaaaccagCCTTTCAGCACTCCAGTGTTTCAGACAAAACGTACTGTAATTATCGATGGAGAAGCCTTCATGGTTGTGCTTATAATGACCTCTATCATTGTGGACAGAGTGTGAAACTGCACCGCGGCTCTAAGATGCTTTTGGACAACCCAGCACTTAATCTGCACTCCTCATAACACCGGTTTCATGGACGCAGCTTCGGCCTGCGAACGTTTCTCTTTTGGAGAAAACACCTCAGACTCGAGCCACCTCAGAAACCAGCCTCATGAGCTGTAGCGCGTCAGCCAATCAGTGTTAAGGAAACCAGCCCGATGAGTCCGTACTCCGCACTCAGACACCTGCACAATCActtgaataaaacattaacaacaacGAAACCCTTACTTggtaaaaatatcaaaataaaattcatataaataatttaaatagcTATACTAAAGCTAAAGTCTTGGTCTCAGATGTTCCAATGGCCAAAGAGAAGTGCTGATCATGTGCTGTACAATTTAGGGGACTTTTTGAGATTTTTGTAGTTGGGGTAGTATTTTGCAGATCACGACCAATTActacacaaaacattttcccaTAACCCACAACATTATGTCAGGGTTTTTGTCAAAGATTCGTCCATAACCTGTTGATTTCCAGTCGTCCTTTAGAAGCCCCAGGGAACAGAGGCAAAGACCTGGAaggctcctcctctcctttctcatTTAACTGTCCCCCAAAACCTGTGATAGGTCTCCAAAGTCACAATCAAACAGTTCGCTGATGCCTTCGTGGTCCTCCAGTCCAAAGTGGTAGTCGTGGCTGTGAGGGGGGGACAGGTTGATGAACCCGTCCAGCGGGAGAGAGAGGCCCTCCCCGTTCAGGAAGTCCGAGGAGGAGAGGGGCGAAAGGTCAAAATCGGGCATGTCTCCGAGGCTGGCAAACGGGTCTCCTCCCAGGAGCGATTCTGTGGAAGACAGTCAAGAGTGAAAAATACTGGATCAGTTGTTGCTACTGGATTTTGATCAATTACTATTTAAGCACACAATACACACGaataatcaattagtcaattgaCAGAAACGTTATCTGCAATTATTTTGcgttttcagcttctcaaatgtaaggACTTGGTGGTTTTCATGAGCTATGAATATATTCATAggctttggactgttggttgaacaaaTCTAATAACTGACAGATTGTTCTATAATGAAAGTGACCATTAGTTGGACGCCTAAAGGTGCATTCAGATGAGTGGATGCTGCCGCTGCCACCGCCTGCGTTGTTTTCAATGTAAACATGGCTGACCTCAGTGGCGAGGAGAGGGAGGCCAGCTGCCTTTCATGAACAGGAACACACGCATTCAGAGTTTATGATGGACTGAAAGTCGCCGGCAATGATTCAAAATGCACGACGGGGAGCCGCTCGCTGTCTGAAAACACCTTCACGGCTAACACCGTTTGTGGGAAGATGCTGGATGAGAAGGGGGACTCTAGAAATTCGTTTCCCAttctctaaaaaaaatgttaagcTTTGCTTTTTAGACACAGGAGATCAGAAAAGCACGTTATCTTCACTGGCATGAAATGaaaggcagcagagaagaaacCCAGCTGATCTCTGGGAGTAGCACGCCGGCAGCTCAGCCTCACTGCAGGCCAAATGACAGACTGAGCAGCGTGAACGCATGAGCGTCACTTCAACTGATGCTAATGACTTTGGCCTGTTTGTTGTACACTTTGTTGACGTATGTTGTAACTTTTGCGTACTTTTATTATCCTTGTCAGGACGTCCATGTAAAAGAGGGCTTGCTCTCAAAGGTCCTCcccatttaaataaagtttataaCAATTCAATGATGGATTATCTTTTAAAATACACACcataacataaataaacacgTCAATAAAGAAgatcatttaacatttatttagtgagaaaatgtgcagtAAGGAAATGATGGGTATGAGAGGTGAAAGTTTTTCAGTCCCacagacatttctgtcatttaggcgggtgcatctttttttttttttctgcaatgcCCCCATACAATTGTGCTCCTCAGGGTTCGTGAATTTTTGGTTCTGACTGATGATGGTGGTGCTGTAATTTGATTTGCGCAATATCTGTGGTGAAATCTCTGTGTGAGCTGCTACTGAAAACAGTTGCaatgcaagttttttttttaagctgttgCTCAGTCCCAGCTGAGATTTCAACACTCCCTGCGTAACATGACGCATCTGTGTTGTGATTGTGAGGGCTGCGGTTACCATTGCTGAGGTTTCATTTGTCATTACCACATCCAGaaagctaatgctaaagctaatGCTCACATAAGCAAAAGCTTCAAATGATTGCAGCTCAaatctttcacattttcagtgtatTTAGCTGACATGAATCCAAGTTGACCACAGCCtctgttttgccttttttcagCTACCCTTGAAGATTTTCTGAGAAGTATCACTtaaatagttcaacatttttaattattgacAAATGTGAACACTCACCTGTGTCACCACCTAACCCCAGTGACGAGGGCTCCTGCTGGgaggctgctgtcactgtggatgGCGTGGACTCTGGCGACGACGATAAACCCACTTCCAGGGCGGCTGCGGACGTTCTTGCTTGCGATTGTTCTGCGGGTTGTGTGGGGGACGGGACCAGGGAGGGGTCAGCGTTGGGTTTCGAGGGACTACTTCCTGTCACGGGGCTGCAGACGCCGGAGCTGTCTTCTGGACAGAGGAAGACGTCGATTGGACCCCGCGTGCTCTTCAGCGACACCTGGTAACCCTGGAGACACGTAGAGAAAATGTGCCCGGTCATGTGAAAAATCCCACAGCCATGAAATCAAAAAGCTGAATCGTGTTCAAGGCCCGTACCTTGCTGGGTTCTGAGACTTGCATCTGGGTCTCCGGTGGCGCTCTGATCACCATCACCAGCTGGTCTGGGGAATCAAATGACTTCCTTAAGTCCTGGCACCGCACATAACCCAACGTGACAAACAGCGGTTAAGGAATACAATAAAGCTGAAAGTGGTGCCATACAGAGAACGACACAGCTCAAGACGGCAACACCGTCTTGATAAAGCTTTGCCGTCTATGTCAACTggcaaaattaaacaaataactCGGAATGAGAAGAACAGAATATGAACAAGAACAGAAACGCAGTTGGCAAGTCTCCTGTCAGAAGGATATTTCTTGTTCTGTGGGTCCTCCGTGAGCAGCCGGAGCTGTAGGTTGCATTTGGAAATGAGTTCGTCCATTTGCTCCTCCGCCTCTGTGAGGTCACACACCTCCCTCTGCAACTCCTTGTGTCGGGAAACCAGTGCCGTATCAACTCGATTACCACTGCCGgagaagaaagcaaacaaaataacaataaaaatcaaGTGGTTTAGTCTAAACACACCTGTCACTTATATATTTTACTGCTGAAGTGAGGGCCTTTCTGCTCACAGGCTGTAATTAATGTTTTCAGATTGTTCATCTTGTACTCATCATGTTTTAGTGTTGCAATTGTTTGTATTTCACACCAATCTGACATTGTCGTATTTATTCTTCATTTACATTCTTCTGCTTTGCTGCTACAACACTTCAACAGTACTGTTCGGTCTGGTAACACATGGCTTTTCTGTACTCACAGCCATTGGATGTTGTTCTTGGACTTCTTGGAGATGAGCTGGATTCCCTCCAGGACGTTGGTTATGTCATATATGCGTCTCTTCTGGACGTCCAGGACCTGCGAGGCCCAGTTCAGATCCACCACGCCGTCAGCTGACTGGGACAACAGGTTCAGAAAGCGCTTGGTGGTTAGGTTCAAGGAGGTGTCGTACCGTGACTTCTCCGTCGTGGTTCGAGGAactggagagaaaggaaaggaaacgcACATGGGTTTAAAAACCACACTGGGGAGTCTCTGTCCTCGTGAAAGCTACTGGCTGTAACTTAATCCCTTATTGTCATACAGCACAAACtgatgcagcagtgcagaggagCATCCCATCTGTTCAGAAAAGAatcaaaaacatctttctgAATTAAATAAGACATGTGGCAGATCATTGAAGCAACTGGAAGCAACTTCTCTCTCTAACCAGCACGTCCTGAGTTGTTCCTTCCCTGCGTGATGTCCTGTGCTAACGTTCTGTGTTGAAGGAGGTCAAATTACACAGACGTGATGCCCATTTACTCATGACTTACTCCTGTCATATAAATGTCATGATTTTATACAAATCCTATAAAGCTGATAATTTCAGATAAATACAAAGGAAACAGCATTCAGATTAAGaaacacatctttaaaaatgttccTGAATCTCAGTTGCTTCTAATCAGTTCCACATTATTTCGTAGTGACTTTCGGTTCCACTTACAGACGGAGAATTTGAGATATGGgataaaatgtttgtgtgtcattcTTTAAGCCATTAAGCATTTTATTCATAGTACATGTGCTGCTCCGGTGTCTGCTGCATGCAATTTTGCCATGAACCAATTCTATTATATGCTTGCcatttttaatatataattCCTATAATACAGTTCACATTTGCACTGCTTGTCAAAACATTGTGTCTTGTATTTATCccattttgaaaaacacaacaaggatTTGTATAGTGTTCATTTAtcaaccaaacactgaaaaaaactaacaaaaatcTTATCTTTCCAACTTTTGATCCTCAACTATTGATCAAGATCAATGGGAAGAaggaacactgaaacatgaactAATAAATAATGTCCATTGTCTTTCTGTATGCTTAAAAACTCTTTTGTCATTTGAACAGGCGAAtagttttaaatatttctgaTGCTAGGTCAGCCCggtgaagacaaaaacaggctgGCAGGCCGCTGTCTGTGCTGATAAACGGACAGCTGTTTTTAGGACAATGATGGCTGTAGCAAAGGTCAGAGCATGTATGGATCGGATGGCTGATGTGCAGCTGATGTGTTGCTTCTACTGTGAATTTTGGGtgacaatggaaaaaaaagaaatcagcagaaTAAGCTtccagtgtgcgtgtgtgtacctCTGGGAGGGGCAGGTGTGGAGGGTGGAGCTTGGCCTACAGACGGTCGAGCGGTGCTGACATACTGATGGTCACTGTCCAGGTCCAGCTTCCTCTTTACCTGATGAAATACAGATGTTGTACAAACAGTGTCAAAAAACTATCACTATTATAAACCACATGTTATTGCAAGTATGTACTAATTATGTATTAAGAGAAGGAAAGGACTGAATGAAAAGCATCTTAAAGCAACAGGGGGGTGGACTTAATAAATCtaattatatatacacacactatGTTATGCAGACAGAAGCACATCCATGTAAACATTTCAACATATGTTCAACAAGGACCGCTCCTCAACTAACCACTTCCTTTATTGCTCTTTCACTTTCGCTCaactctccctctccaccctcttcccacccccccccccaccccccctctcctcACCGGAGGTCTTCCCAGAGCCGGTCGTCTCTTGTCCTGAATCCCCACGTCAGCGGGGCCCTGTGGCGTGGCAAACAGCAGGATTTCCCCCGTGCTGGTGGGAGCAGCGGCCGGGTGGAGTCCCTCATTGCTGGGGCTGGTGATGATCACTATCTGGTGGTCCTCGCCCAGGTCAATACTCCCAGAGTTCAGCAAAGTCTCAAAGTCAGCCAACAGATCCTCCGATGTCTGCCCTGTTATCAGAGTCTCTGACATTGCAGTGCGTCACTGAGCAGCCCTTCACTGGACTTTGAGGGTGTTGAGGGGTCACAAACCAAGAGGTTGCAGTTTGACAGTATCAACACCTACTTGAATTTGCTGCGCTCAGTGAATTTAAGGAACAACGGTGAAACCTTGTGAAAGTTTGCTTGCAGGTGTTCATAAGCAGCTTGAACATTTCTTCAAAAagttcctctgtctctgttgtccACCTCAATGTCCATAAACAAGCCACTGCAACTACATTATAATTAACAATACTTAGCCATAAATGACAACCTATTTGAAGCTAACTGCTGAAAACACTTTAGGCTGGTGGTGAAACAGCAAGACAGGATGTTCTGCCAAACAGGAAATTtggcaaataaaataatattgcaAAATGCATACCAAACTCTGCGAGCTCAGTCTCAGCCGCTACTGCGTTATCAAAGAAAGGGTCGCTAATTGACCGGAACAGTATTAAACGCTGGTGGTTAGCGAGCTAGCAAGGGAGCAGGCTAATCTATTGTTTTCATCTCTCCTGTCAGTACAGTACAGCCGCGAGGCCTGGCCACACTGCCCTTAACACAGCTACCAACCCTGCTAGCGAGCTAGCTTGTGTCCTAACAACAAAGACTTAAACAAGTTAGCAAACAACCCGATGCAGCCGGCAAAACTACCCATTTAAGGGTGCAAAACAATGTTATTTATCCTTAATGTTACATCCAAGACTGAGCTTAACTAAATGGCTATTAAAACTTTATAGCAGCATTCCAGGAGTGAGCTATCGAAATAAAATATCTACAATGCAAAAGGCATCACCATAACTCAAAAGCGTCTTTGAGACTATATACGATAAAGCGACAGCTAGTTCTGCAGAGTATACAGACTTATCgttgaatatgaatatatagGGCagattagcatgctagctaagTTATTAGCCGCAATTCTTCAACCCCCTCGTTTTGTTGGGGCACGCAGGAAGCAGTCCGACAAAACTGGAAATGTAAGGAAATAAAGCGGCAAAATACACACGCATCCTTTAAAACAGCAGCCGCTGGTCCTTCTGGTGCTCACATCGTACACGGCCCATTTACAAAAGCGCCGTCCCGACCCCGTTATCGGCcgttattgttgttattgtccCAGCTGATCTACATCTAAACAAGGATCGGACGGTTTTCGCGCGAAATCTTTTTTGCCGCGAAACCGGCACGTGCATCAATCCTACGTTTACGATTGGACAAAAAGCTGTACTTTCCGCAGGGCGGGGCGGATGGCCTCTGATTGGTACAAACGGTAGTCTGTCATTTTACCGAGCACAGAGCCTGGTGGTGCGTTCAAGTTACGCGGAAAAGAGTTTCTTCCTATCTTTAGGTTCGCGCTGTTATCTTACATGAAATTAGCAGACCATTGCTTAAGCCTCATATCGCGCCAGTTGTTGATCAAGTATCGCGCGTTGCACTGCCATACACAAAACTCAAGTGTGTCACCTCCTACGTTTGATTGTGTATCACATCTGAAAAAATATTAGGATAAACGAAAAACCTCAACCATGACGTTTTGGCTtccgacagacagacaagctgtGTTTCCAGACAGTGCATATTTTGTTCTCCCGGTCAGTGTATTGTGACCATTAATTAGGCAAAtgttttcctccagctgcttggttttagtgttttcattgaaCTTTCCCGAGTTGCAGGGAGCGTACTTCAACCGGCAGCCCCTGCTAATCGAGCGCCTATCGCGCAGCGGAGGAGCGACAAGATGGCGCAAGCAATATTTGAAGTGCTGGAAGGTAGGAATAATTTCTTAATAACCACGTAACTACAACTAGAATAAAACGTGAATGTGTGTTTCGAACAATGTCAATATATTGTGACTATTACTATTTGCGAAAAACTCATTataaaaagatgtaaatgtCTATTTTTGTTAGAACTATCAAAGCACTCCACAGAGGGAGATTGACTAtgactgtaaacaaacagattGATTATGGTTCAGACCTTATGGATGTGCTTATGTAAGTCGTTTTCATCGTATTGAAGGCATGCAGTAAAATAATGTGGGCCCTCTCTTGCTTCTCAGACTGCATCTTACATTTTTGTATCAGGCCCTTctgattaaaaaacacaatgtattGTTGCCATAGCACTGCAAGGACTACCTGATAACATGCCTGTGTCAGTTGGTGGTGAATTTCCAGCGACCTATGcttttcttatttattattctCCTGATGTATTcgttattattgttatatttgtGTACATTATTCCTTAAATGTATTACAACATTACTGTAGAGTATGGAGGGCAGAAGTGGCCGTAGAAGACCTCATATAAAGCTGCTTATCTTGTATTAAAGcacctttttttcattttccatctgaGTGTAATTCAAACCCCTGTGAGCCTCTGTCGAAATATGTTTTAACGAGACACTTGCATTATCAGGGCCATACACTATTCTTCCCTCTCTGATTATTACACGCGCCCCCTAAGAGACttaacaaatacattaatattttcacatttcagtgaaaCATACAGCCACCGAGTGCTGAGAGCACTCTGCACACTAGCAGCATGtggcttttttcatgtttgtctcaCCTTCCTCCTCGTCAGGCATGGACAACCAGACAGTGTTGGCGGTCCAGTCTCTGCTGGATGGCCAAGGCGGAGTTCCAGACCCAAATAACCAGAATGTCTCTGGGACGTCCACTATCCAGTCTATGGGTATGTCCAAACATGTAGCCAAGTACAACCACAAAATAGTGACCCTATTATACATTAGtgatatatatattatttaggAGATGGTGCACGCATATTTTGAATAGGTGAAGCTGCAAGGAAGGAACAAGAAATGTTATTCTCTTGTGTTACTGATGGGGAACATAGATGACAAGAGGCATTCAGATATTATTACTAGCAAATTTGTCGAACTCCCCAAGCAACATgttgatgaatgatgatgtgGTATGCTACCCAGATCCTGACGCAACTCAATGCAAGGTCAGTTTGGTCAGTAAAAGGCGTGCCTGTTCACTAGCAGCATTTACTTTTAGCCCGTCTCCCTGATGTTATGGCATTGCACCTCATTGTGCTGGAAGGGTTTGTCCCTGTGACCCTGGGAGCTGTGTTGTTGGGGGTAACAGGTGCTGGGAGGGTCTCTGAGTGGAAGACCTCTATGGAGATCAAGGCCTCCTCCAGGAGCCAGGCCTGTGAGGGGTGGGGGTCACAGGTGAGCGCCTGGACTGGGACCAGGCTGAGAGTAGTTGTGGGTGCAGTGTAGAGGGGATATAATGTGTCTGTCAGGTGAAAAGTGAGGGTGTGTTAAACCCTCTCTATAAAACTCTGAATAGTAGAAATGTCATGTCAGATTTCACCATTTTGACCAAATGTTGACCCTTGTTGACACTTTCATCCAAAGCACTGTGAAATAATGTAGAGTTCATGTGTAGCAGCCATCGTATGCTCtctggacagaaagaaaagctttgctgattttttttttc
Proteins encoded:
- the e2f1 gene encoding transcription factor E2F1, encoding MSETLITGQTSEDLLADFETLLNSGSIDLGEDHQIVIITSPSNEGLHPAAAPTSTGEILLFATPQGPADVGIQDKRRPALGRPPVKRKLDLDSDHQYVSTARPSVGQAPPSTPAPPRVPRTTTEKSRYDTSLNLTTKRFLNLLSQSADGVVDLNWASQVLDVQKRRIYDITNVLEGIQLISKKSKNNIQWLGNRVDTALVSRHKELQREVCDLTEAEEQMDELISKCNLQLRLLTEDPQNKKLGYVRCQDLRKSFDSPDQLVMVIRAPPETQMQVSEPSKGYQVSLKSTRGPIDVFLCPEDSSGVCSPVTGSSPSKPNADPSLVPSPTQPAEQSQARTSAAALEVGLSSSPESTPSTVTAASQQEPSSLGLGGDTESLLGGDPFASLGDMPDFDLSPLSSSDFLNGEGLSLPLDGFINLSPPHSHDYHFGLEDHEGISELFDCDFGDLSQVLGDS